Within bacterium, the genomic segment GTGCCCCTGTTCGCCGAAGCCGCCGACCGTTGGCCGACCTACCCGGACCTCCACTTCTGGCACGGCGTCGCGCTCGCCTCGACGGCCCGCTGGGAGGAGGCGCTGGACGCGGCGCGCCTGGCCCTGAGCCACAACGCCGACTACGTCGAGGGCCGGCTGCTCGAGGCCGCCGCCCTGGGCAGCCTGGACGACGCCGAGCGGGCGGCGGCCAGCCTGAACGAGCTGCTGGCCAGCGGCCGACGCGTCGAGCACCCGCTGATCCGGCACCTCGCGGGCGCGGGGCGTTTCACCGCGGCGAACCTGCCCGACAACCTGCTCGCGCTGCTGCGCGAGGCCGCGGACGCCTCCCGCGACGGCGATCGGGTCCGCGAGGCCGTCGAGACCTGCCGGTCGGGCGCTTGGGACGAGGGGATCGCCCGCATGAGCGAACTCTGCGCGACGAACCCCACCTACCCGGACCACCGCGTGCGCCTGGCGGCGGCGCTGTTCCAGACCGGCCGCAACACCGAGGCGTTGGCCGAGGTCGACCAGGCCCTGCGCCTCAACCCCCGCTACCGCACGGCCGCCCACCTCAAGGCCCTGATCCTCGCCGACCAGCACCGCTTCCGGGACGCGCGCGAGGTGATCCTGGCCCAGGACGAGCTGACCGACCCCATCGCCGGCCACCCCGGGGAGGCGCTGTTCTGCGCCTACCTGAACGCGTCGCTGGCGCTGCTGACCGGTCGGCGCGACGAGGCGCGCCGCGCCCTGCACCCGTGGCACGACCTCGCGGCCTCGTTCCCCATGGCGGAACTGCTGCTCGCGGCGGCCGACGAACTCGACGGTCAGCAGGACGAGGCTCGCCGCCGGCTCGAGGACCTCTGCGAGAAGTGGTTCCTCGACGCCGACTACCACCACTTCCTGGGCAGCCACCTGCTCTCGTCGCAACGCTGGGACCGGCTCGGCAAGCTGCTGGAGCAGTGGCCTCACCTGGATCAGGCCCCCGGGGACCCGCGTCGCGCCTACCTGGCGCTCCACCTGAAGCTGGCGCAGGGAGGCGCGGCCGAGCCCGCGGATTTCCCGCCCGCTCCGGCCGAGGCGCCCGCCTGGCGCCTGCTGCGGGCGCGCTCCCTGGCGTCGTCCGGGGCTTGGCTGGCGGCCCTGCCCCTGCTGCGCGAGCTCGTCGAGGAGGGCGAGGCGACCGAACCGCTGGCCGCCCTGCTGGTGCGGGCCTACCTGATCCTGGACGACACGGGGGAGGGATCGACGCCCGATGCCATCTCCGACGCGCTGCTCCAGGAACGCCTGGGGCTGTTGCACCGCCAGGAACGGAGCGCCCAGGCCATGGGCCTGCTGCGCCGCCGCCGGGAACTCTCGCCCGAGGACCTGCGTTGGACGTGGCTCGATCCGTCCTTCTGGCTCGATCCCATCCGGCGCTGGATCGGCTGAACCGGCGTCGCGACGGGCGATCCCGCCGCAGTCGCCGATCGGAGTCTCGCGTGAAGCATCTCGTCCCGTTGTTGCTGTCACTGCTCGCCGCCGTCGCCGTCGCGCAACCGGCGCCGCCGGTGCGTGGTGGAGGCGGCGGCACCGCCGCGGACTGCACCGAACCGCTCGCCCTCTACCAGGCCGGCCAGCGGCGAGCCGCCGAACCGGGACTCGCCGACTGCGCGCAGGATCCCGACGTCGACGTGGCGGTCCTGGTCGCCCTCGCGGTGCTGACGCTGGAGGACGGGCGCCTCCAAGACGCGCTGTCCTGGGGCTCCCGCGCCGTCGCGAACCACCCCGACACGCCCGACGCCCGCTACTGGTACGGTCGCGCCCTGCTCGCTTCTGGTGACCTCGCGGCCGCGCGGGCGCAGTGGGAGCAGGGGCTCGCCGCCGGCGCGGAGCACCCGGGCCTGCTGGAGGCCATGGCCCGCCTGCTGCTGGAGCAGGGCGAGGAGCAGCCGGCCTACGGGCTGTTCACCCAGCTAGTGCGCGTGACCGGGGGCACGCCGAACGTCCACAAGACCCTGTCGCGGATCGCGCAGAAGCGGGCCCTCTGGCGCCAGGCGCTGGCCCACTGGGCCGACGCGCTCTCCTACGGTTCCCCCTCCGCCGCCGACCTGCGCAGCGCCGTCGAACTGGGCATCATGGCCGGCGATACCGCCTACGCCGTGACCACCGGTCGCGAGACGGTCCGACGCGACGACAGCGCCGCCTCCTGGGCCGTGCTCGGCGAAGCCTATTTCGCCGCCCGTCGCTACCAGCAGGCCGAGACCGCGCTGAGGACCGCCCTCGCGCGGGACGCCGACCAGGCGGCCTCGCGGTTCCACCTGGCCAACACCCTGGAGCTGCTGGGACGCCAGGAGGAGGCCGACGCCGAATTCCGCCGTTACGTCGCCGTCGCTCCCGAGGACCCCATCGGGCATTTCAACTTCGCGCTCCACCTGGAAGGCCGCAGCCGGCTGGCCGAAGCCCTGCTCGAAGCGACGCGCGCCTGCCAGCTGGGTCCGCGTGTCTTGGAGGCGCGGCTGCTGAAGGCGCGACTGCTGGAACGTCTCGGCGACGACGGCCGGCTGCTGAACGAACTCGCCGGCATGCTCGCCGACGGGGTCGGCAACGCGGCGAAACTCGGGACGTGGCGCGACGAGGTGCTGGCCCGCCGCCAGCGGGAGGTCGACCTGCTCGCCGC encodes:
- a CDS encoding tetratricopeptide repeat protein; amino-acid sequence: MKHLVPLLLSLLAAVAVAQPAPPVRGGGGGTAADCTEPLALYQAGQRRAAEPGLADCAQDPDVDVAVLVALAVLTLEDGRLQDALSWGSRAVANHPDTPDARYWYGRALLASGDLAAARAQWEQGLAAGAEHPGLLEAMARLLLEQGEEQPAYGLFTQLVRVTGGTPNVHKTLSRIAQKRALWRQALAHWADALSYGSPSAADLRSAVELGIMAGDTAYAVTTGRETVRRDDSAASWAVLGEAYFAARRYQQAETALRTALARDADQAASRFHLANTLELLGRQEEADAEFRRYVAVAPEDPIGHFNFALHLEGRSRLAEALLEATRACQLGPRVLEARLLKARLLERLGDDGRLLNELAGMLADGVGNAAKLGTWRDEVLARRQREVDLLAAGQVLLLHIALPNEEAATLVRGEIAAGVDFAALATSYSVGAAASTGGDIGWLDPRQMAQPLRGAVSALAPQQISPPVASGGLVHIFKRLR
- a CDS encoding tetratricopeptide repeat protein; the encoded protein is MPLWGKWWGRRSGDAHHSGVSLCEQGRYDEALPLLRAADALREGRATPLSDFHLRQCLTQLGRRLVSAGDPAGAVPLFAEAADRWPTYPDLHFWHGVALASTARWEEALDAARLALSHNADYVEGRLLEAAALGSLDDAERAAASLNELLASGRRVEHPLIRHLAGAGRFTAANLPDNLLALLREAADASRDGDRVREAVETCRSGAWDEGIARMSELCATNPTYPDHRVRLAAALFQTGRNTEALAEVDQALRLNPRYRTAAHLKALILADQHRFRDAREVILAQDELTDPIAGHPGEALFCAYLNASLALLTGRRDEARRALHPWHDLAASFPMAELLLAAADELDGQQDEARRRLEDLCEKWFLDADYHHFLGSHLLSSQRWDRLGKLLEQWPHLDQAPGDPRRAYLALHLKLAQGGAAEPADFPPAPAEAPAWRLLRARSLASSGAWLAALPLLRELVEEGEATEPLAALLVRAYLILDDTGEGSTPDAISDALLQERLGLLHRQERSAQAMGLLRRRRELSPEDLRWTWLDPSFWLDPIRRWIG